In the Danio rerio strain Tuebingen ecotype United States chromosome 8, GRCz12tu, whole genome shotgun sequence genome, one interval contains:
- the LOC141375701 gene encoding E3 ubiquitin-protein ligase RBBP6-like isoform X2, producing the protein MSCVHYRFQSRLTYDSLQFEGLNISAGELKRQIMRSKRLKFCQLKISNAQTDEEYTDDALIPKNTSVIIRRIPAAGLKSSNRRFVGHQAGRWREPSPRADPSLLSLEQLLKTENLAEAKASEEDKLKAVMYQSSLCYYSSRAAAPRRTSASGRAQGFPAASCWRWTTQTERES; encoded by the exons atgtcttgtgttcactacaggttccagagtcgactcacctacgactcgctccagtttgaaggcctcaacatcagcgcgggggagctgaagcggcagatcatgaggagcaagaggctgaagttctgccagctgaagatcagcaacgcccagactgatgaag aatacacagatgatgctctcatccctaaaaacacgtcggtcatcatcagacggatccctgcggcgggactgaagtcctcaaacagaagatttgttgg acatcaagctggacgctggcgtgaaccttcacctagagctgatccttcactcctctcactggagcagttgttgaag actgagaatctggctgaggcaaaggcgtcagaggaggacaagctgaaagcggtgatgtaccagtccagcctgtgctactactccagcag ggcagccgctccgcgccgcacaagcgcatccggaagagcacagggattccccgcagcttcctgttggaggtggacgacccagaccgaaagggagtcatga
- the LOC141375701 gene encoding E3 ubiquitin-protein ligase RBBP6-like isoform X1, producing the protein MSCVHYRFQSRLTYDSLQFEGLNISAGELKRQIMRSKRLKFCQLKISNAQTDEEYTDDALIPKNTSVIIRRIPAAGLKSSNRRFVGHQAGRWREPSPRADPSLLSLEQLLKTENLAEAKASEEDKLKAVMYQSSLCYYSSSEAMRLLGIPGHHIRHCPTNVGSRSAPHKRIRKSTGIPRSFLLEVDDPDRKGVMIDGSGRYVIPIIDAEAYAAEKRKRPSFSCQTEPLPSSSSAGAASSVRDAGGKRSRSPSSPETRGDQKRPRR; encoded by the exons atgtcttgtgttcactacaggttccagagtcgactcacctacgactcgctccagtttgaaggcctcaacatcagcgcgggggagctgaagcggcagatcatgaggagcaagaggctgaagttctgccagctgaagatcagcaacgcccagactgatgaag aatacacagatgatgctctcatccctaaaaacacgtcggtcatcatcagacggatccctgcggcgggactgaagtcctcaaacagaagatttgttgg acatcaagctggacgctggcgtgaaccttcacctagagctgatccttcactcctctcactggagcagttgttgaag actgagaatctggctgaggcaaaggcgtcagaggaggacaagctgaaagcggtgatgtaccagtccagcctgtgctactactccagcag tgaggccatgaggctgcttgggatcccgggacaccacattaggcactgccccactaatgtg ggcagccgctccgcgccgcacaagcgcatccggaagagcacagggattccccgcagcttcctgttggaggtggacgacccagaccgaaagggagtcatgatagacggcagcggcagatacgtcattcccatcatagacgc tgaggcctatgctgctgagaagagaaagaggccgtccttctcctgccagaccgagcctttgccctcctcgtcctcagcaggtgcggcatcttcggtccgggacgccggagggaaacggtcccgctccccatcttcaccagagacgcgcggcgaccagaagagaccacgtcgctga